Proteins from a genomic interval of Fusarium oxysporum Fo47 chromosome I, complete sequence:
- a CDS encoding glycoside hydrolase superfamily, translating to MAHNTIFISWRTTSVTINLTKNEFGAICLYEILPLNHCHQKSASRLFASSELPLVSVRLSGEGNTNDKTAKSLVGGYLSSRLRYKSHQESQDGDVHRLSIHSEDERAGISVTAHLSVYRDVPVLRSAVTIINESKSSDVIVTQISSLTIGGLTTSSNEWNKDYVLRTSTNSWFREAQWRKHYLPDIGIDKNGICELPDGHSGSQATFSLQNRGSFSTGSHLPMGILESKAKSDTWAWQIEHNGSWRWEIGDYKDSIYVAAGGPTKADHDWRHTLHPGDSFTTPPVSLTRVSGCFQDAIRALNEYRRRIIRPHDDNKRLPIIFNDYMNCLMGDPDEDKIEALLDPVSQSGAEYFVIDAGWYADDSNWWDDVGLWEPSKRRFPSGFKTLMEKIKCKGLIPGLWLEPEVVGIRSVVGDRLPEDAFFHENGQRIVERGRFQLDYRHPEVRAWMTKVVDRLVLNYGAGFFKFDYNIEVIQGTDAPGSSSAGANQLLHQRCYLDWVRSLLEKHPNLVIENCSSGAQRMDYAMLSVHSLQSTSDQQDPVLYAAIAAALPTCVLPEQSASWAYPQPEWSDELNAFTVVNSLLGRVYLSGRLDHLSPSQMELITEGMHAYKTIRQYLVTAHAIWPLGLPRWHDDWISLGLETDNGLYLSVWRRGGSCSKEIPLPRLAGCGKVQVNVLYPKRLPTQAIWNEGHGILELKLPGTRCARVLHITS from the coding sequence ATGGCACATAATACTATTTTCATCTCCTGGCGAACCACCTCGGTGACCATAAACTTGACCAAAAATGAGTTTGGGGCAATTTGTCTGTATGAGATCCTTCCCTTGAATCATTGCCATCAGAAGTCGGCTTCGCGCCTTTTTGCCTCGTCTGAGCTACCACTCGTTAGTGTCAGGCTGAGCGGCGAAGGCAATACCAACGACAAGACGGCAAAGTCACTTGTTGGCGGCTATCTGTCTTCGAGGCTGAGATACAAAAGTCACCAAGAGAGTCAAGATGGTGATGTGCACAGATTGAGCATCCATAGTGAGGATGAAAGGGCGGGAATCTCGGTGACTGCTCATTTGAGCGTATACAGAGATGTGCCTGTTCTTAGGTCAGCCGTCACAATCATAAATGAATCCAAGTCATCGGATGTCATCGTCACCCAGATTTCATCTTTGACCATCGGTGGCCTCACAACAAGTTCCAACGAATGGAACAAAGACTACGTCCTTAGGACATCGACCAACAGCTGGTTTAGAGAGGCTCAATGGCGCAAACATTACCTACCTGACATTGGCATAGACAAGAACGGTATTTGCGAGCTACCTGATGGCCACTCAGGATCGCAGGCAACCTTTAGTCTCCAGAACAGGGGATCCTTCTCAACTGGCTCACACCTGCCTATGGGCATATTGGAGTCAAAGGCCAAGTCGGATACCTGGGCTTGGCAGATCGAACACAATGGATCCTGGAGATGGGAAATTGGCGACTACAAAGACAGCATCTATGTCGCAGCTGGAGGTCCAACCAAGGCGGACCACGATTGGAGACATACCCTGCATCCCGGAGACAGCTTTACCACGCCCCCGGTCTCGCTGACCCGTGTCTCCGGATGTTTTCAAGATGCTATTCGGGCACTAAACGAATACAGACGACGAATCATACGGCCGCATGACGATAACAAAAGGCTTCCGATTATTTTCAACGACTACATGAACTGTCTCATGGGTGACCCAGATGAAGACAAGATCGAAGCTCTACTTGATCCTGTGTCCCAGTCAGGTGCCGAATACTTCGTCATTGATGCCGGATGGTACGCTGATGACAGTAACTGGTGGGATGACGTTGGCTTGTGGGAACCTTCCAAAAGGCGATTTCCCTCTGGCTTCAAAACgctgatggagaagatcaagTGCAAAGGTCTCATTCCAGGGCTATGGCTGGAGCCGGAAGTCGTCGGTATACGGAGTGTTGTCGGCGACAGACTACCGGAGGATGCCTTCTTTCATGAAAACGGGCAGCGCATCGTTGAGAGAGGAAGATTTCAACTCGACTATCGCCATCCAGAGGTGCGAGCCTGGATGACCAAGGTTGTCGACAGACTTGTGCTCAATTACGGCGCTGGGTTCTTCAAGTTTGACTACAACATCGAAGTCATCCAAGGAACCGATGCTCCGGGCTCTTCATCCGCCGGAGCCAACCAGCTCCTCCACCAGAGATGTTATCTCGACTGGGTCCGGTCACTCCTCGAAAAGCATCCAAACCTTGTGATCGAGAATTGCTCCAGCGGCGCGCAGAGGATGGACTACGCCATGCTATCAGTTCACTCTCTTCAGTCCACTAGCGACCAGCAAGACCCTGTCCTGTACGCAGCCATCGCCGCAGCTCTGCCAACATGTGTTCTGCCAGAACAAAGTGCGAGCTGGGCATATCCTCAGCCGGAATGGAGTGACGAGCTTAATGCCTTTACTGTAGTGAATAGTTTATTGGGGAGAGTCTATCTCAGTGGTAGACTCGATCACTTGAGCCCTTCGCAGATGGAGCTCATCACTGAGGGGATGCATGCCTACAAGACCATTCGTCAGTATCTTGTAACGGCGCATGCTATCTGGCCTCTGGGACTACCTCGTTGGCATGACGACTGGATCTCGCTGGGCTTGGAGACTGATAATGGTCTGTACCTTTCAGTGTGGCGAAGAGGCGGTAGCTGCTCAAAGGAGATACCGTTGCCAAGATTAGCTGGATGCGGCAAGGTCCAGGTAAACGTCCTGTATCCCAAAAGACTACCCACCCAAGCCATCTGGAACGAAGGACATGGTATTCTAGAGCTCAAACTTCCTGGGACGAGATGTGCTCGGGTTCTTCATATCACTAGCTAG
- a CDS encoding putative transporter has product MEKTISSHSVEHNEGLARRDTHDEKGNPDIMSGRAGPWEDILDEAQAANAHEHALTVRQALKSYPWAVAWSLVVSLSIIMEGYDTILIGSLYAYPTYARRFGEYEDATKTYQIPARWQSAMGSGPQAGAIVGAILNGFIIQRFGYRPAFLLGVVLMTAFVMVSFFGMSVELQAVGQILCGLPWGIFATIGPAYASELCPLPLRVYLTAYTNMCFATGQLIGAGVLKSFIEWDNDWAWRVPFALQWLWIPFLFAACIFMPESPWFLVRKGRYDEAEKSVLRLMAAHEKPQAKPLVALMIHTNETEKRIAEGTSYWDCFKPADVRRTEIACVAFLGQITCGAQFAYSATYFFQQAGLDSETSYNLNLGGTAMAFCGTIASWFLMRHIGRRNLYLAGMSAMSMWLLIIGALATNTHNPAVKWVQSILCVIWLLTFSLTVGPIGWAIPAEVSSTRLRSKTVVLARTSYYLAQIVANVIQPYMMNPSAWNWKGKTGFFWFAFACLSVVWAFFRLPETRGRSYEELDLMFEAKLPTRMFKTYHVDAYDNNQETRVDKV; this is encoded by the exons ATGGAGAAGACCATCTCTTCTCATTCGGTCGAGCACAACGAAGGCCTAGCTAGGCGCGATACACACGACGAAAAGGGGAATCCTGACATCATGTCTGGCCGAGCTGGCCCTTGGGAAGATATTTTGGACGAAGCCCAGGCAGCAAATGCGCATGAGCATGCTCTCACTGTTCGCCAAGCCCTCAAGTCTTACCCATGGGCTGTCGCCTGGTCCCTCGTTGTTTCACTCTCCATTATCATGGAAGGCTATGATACTATCCTGATCGGCTCGCTCTATGCCTATCCTACCTACGCTCGTCGATTTGGAGAATATGAGGATGCAACCAAAACTTATCAGATCCCGGCCCGCTGGCAGAGTGCCATGGGGAGCGGTCCGCAAGCCGGTGCCATCGTTGGCGCCATCTTGAATGGGTTCATCATTCAGCGCTTTGGGTACCGGCCTGCTTTCCTTCTCGGCGTCGTGTTGATGACTGCTTTTGTCATGGTCTCGTTCTTCGGCATGTCTGTTGAGCTTCAGGCAGTGGGACAGATTCTCTGCGG TCTTCCTTGGGGCATCTTTGCCACGATCGGTCCCGCTTATGCGTCAGAACTCTGTCCGCTTCCTCTCCGCGTATACCTCACCGCCTACACCAACATGTGCTTCGCAACAGGCCAGCTCATTGGTGCTGGAGtcctcaagagcttcattGAGTGGGACAACGACTGGGCATGGCGGGTTCCTTTTGCTCTGCAATGGCTTTGGATCCCATTTCTTTTTGCCGCGTGCATCTTCATGCCAGAGTCCCCTTGGTTCCTAGTTCGTAAGGGCCGATACGACGAGGCTGAAAAGAGTGTCCTCCGCCTCATGGCCGCTCACGAGAAGCCCCAAGCAAAGCCTCTCGTTGCGCTGATGATCCACACAAACGAGACCGAGAAACGAATTGCAGAAGGCACTTCATACTGGGATTGCTTTAAGCCGGCTGATGTACGCCGTACTGAGATTGCTTGTGTGGCGTTCCTTGGTCAGATTACCTGCGGTGCCCAATTCGCCTATTCTGCCACGTACTTCTTTCAGCAAGCAGGATTGGACTCGGAGACCTCGTacaatctcaatcttggcGGTACTGCAATGGCGTTCTGTGGCACAATTGCGTCCtggttcttgatgagacACATCGGCCGTCGAAACTTGTATCTCGCAGGCATGAGTGCCATGAGCATGTggctcctcatcatcggtgCTTTAGCCACCAATACTCACAATCCAGCCGTTAAGTGGGTTCAGTCGATCCTTTGCGTGATCTGGTTGCTTACCTTCTCTCTTACCGTTGGGCCTATTGGATGGGCAATCCCTGCAGAAGTCTCGTCTACACGTTTGCGATCCAAGACCGTGGTCTTGGCTAGAACTTCATACTACCTGGCACAGATTGTTGCCAATGTCATTCAGCCGTACATGATGAACCCTTCTGCTTGGAACTGGAAAG GTAAAACTGGATTCTTCTGGTTCGCCTTTGCGTGCCTCAGTGTTGTCTGGGCTTTCTTCCGCCTTCCCGAAACAAGAGGTCGCAGCTACGAGGAACTCGACTTGATGTTCGAGGCCAAACTCCCTACGAGGATGTTCAAGACCTATCACGTCGATGCCTATGATAACAACCAGGAAACGCGTGTGGATAAGGTTTAG
- a CDS encoding uncharacterized protein (expressed protein) produces the protein MDDTTCNESLEIQDDQEKTLFVCDTCHRQFSRFEHLKRHNQTHTDTRAIKCTHCNKRFSRKDAAQRHERLHERQAPEGVQNSTASSLRRTCTPCSKSRIKCSGGTPCTHCAVKKFVCSYLPRKRRERQIMLSTSEGQGSAGGSTASTVQSPGTVTTPGATLDWLETSTRQQNVTSVVRVQTNLVQNDQFTTNDGQSSSVDSHLRREPERPTSIVGDIPDTYSLPTNWLPFDDVPLNSSLLHSLNSMPRLASEVDDASAIAPQSLETQTPFPILPGIHEQTLQHDHVSALIASMASNKPRKTQSSGISDNSALPSTQATHYSDGAGFRESRAERHMRQRRAAYAEDHGPSPGHQVHTSWLGDLIAKVTVASTSTEASSDVPESIFVELMSRLDSHATSSHILADFAAYKESLLAKSTFQLFISLYFEHFHPVNPFVDRSHLSIPLWGWSLCLATAAIGSKYFGSEEVNRFGDCLYCILHELMARELDFVNSQEPLPYIQARILASVGLCQSRQPELLRCGYNASAMAAQACLRLRLLSEDDNIGSYEDDQSLEQEWITWRFRETRRRTGLFVWLTSCYFALASEHHPCLFPDQPQVRLPCREELWAAESPQAWSTARSEVGDADPIAFSAEEASRPTVPEVTVELWRDLKSRHSSNSFATIVIIHMLVYRRWSANEYLADVIHDIPQTNLSNIYVPGRKYLGSVPEYIKWRNQCCDCLDVLHWEALSLSAKAEGLEGPALLHLHLARLSLLTPVQDLFAIAHQSTLSGTAHMTPSSLYRHGTSKLDPRQTIKIWATQDRYKARLAVIHAGAVLWHVRRYSSDSIVEPFALFLAALVLWAYGQTSNIRKLYESACMRAQSPVSENEDSVISATTTHGSVENRATHDYISKRRMPSTMQLDRPMDDELVQYFIRFGESLRLPLEGVDDLCTAEGPLQILQEVSSLLMEQHKPWGISDAYARFLRDLQMPQWQI, from the exons ATGGATGATACGACTTGCAATGAGTCGCTGGAAATACAAGATGATCAGGAAAAGACTTTGTTTGTATGCGATACATGCCATCGACAGTTCTCTCGATTTGAGCATCTGAAGCGACATAATCAGACCCATACTGATACAAGGGCCATCAAATGCACCCACTGTAACAAAAGATTCAGTCGCAA AGATGCAGCACAACGGCATGAAAGGTTACATGAACGCCAAGCACCTGAAGGCGTACAGAACTCAACTGCTTCGTCACTGCGCCGAACGTGTACGCCTTGTTCTAAATCACGCATCAAATGCTCAGGAGGAACACCATGCACTCACTGCGCCGTGAAGAAATTTGTGTGCTCTTACCTGCCCCGGAAACGACGGGAACGTCAAATCATGCTCAGTACCTCTGAAGGGCAGGGTTCTGCAGGTGGAAGTACGGCATCAACTGTGCAGTCGCCTGGTACTGTAACCACGCCTGGGGCCACACTCGATTGGCTTGAAACTTCGACGCGTCAACAAAACGTGACTTCTGTTGTTCGGGTCCAGACAAATCTGGTACAAAATGATCAATTTACCACAAACGACGGCCAAAGCTCGTCAGTGGATAGCCATCTTAGGCGTGAGCCTGAAAGGCCGACAAGTATCGTTGGTGACATCCCAGACACATATTCATTACCCACAAACTGGCTACCATTTGACGATGTCCCACTAAACAGTTCATTGCTGCATAGTCTTAACAGCATGCCCCGTCTAGCAtctgaagttgatgatgcaTCCGCAATTGCTCCCCAGAGCCTCGAGACGCAAACACCATTTCCAATTCTCCCAGGAATACATGAGCAAACCTTGCAGCATGACCATGTTTCTGCTTTGATTGCTTCCATGGCCTCAAACAAGCCAAGGAAAACACAATCTTCGGGCATTAGCGACAATTCTGCGCTTCCCAGCACTCAAGCCACGCATTATTCAGATGGAGCGGGATTCAGGGAAAGTCGAGCAGAGAGACACATGCGCCAACGACGCGCTGCTTATGCTGAAGACCATGGGCCAAGTCCGGGCCATCAGGTGCACACATCGTGGCTGGGTGACCTAATTGCCAAAGTTACGGTAGCGAGCACAAGTACCGAGGCATCCAGTGACGTTCCAGAAAGTATCTTCGTGGAACTCATGTCGAGATTGGACTCACATGCGACCAGCTCCCATATTCTTGCCGACTTTGCCGCGTACAAAGAAAGTCTGCTGGCGAAAAGTACCTTTCAACTATTTATCAGTCTCTACTTCGAACACTTTCATCCGGTAAACCCTTTCGTTGACAGATCACATTTGTCTATCCCCCTCTGGGGCTGGAGCTTGTGCCTAGCTACCGCTGCAATTGGTTCTAAATACTTTGGCTCCGAAGAAGTCAATCGCTTTGGAGATTGCTTATACTGCATCCTGCATGAGCTCATGGCAAGAGAA CTCGATTTTGTCAACTCCCAGGAGCCGTTACCTTACATACAGGCCCGGATCTTGGCATCAGTTGGGCTCTGTCAAAGTCGCCAACCGGAGCTACTCAGATGCGGATACAACGCCTCAGCCATGGCAGCACAAGCATGTCTTCGGCTTCGCTTACTGAGTGAGGATGACAATATCGGCTCCTATGAGGATGATCAGAGTCTGGAGCAGGAGTGGATCACTTGGCGATTTCGAGAGACACGAAGAAGGACGGGCCTTTTCGTTTGG TTAACGAGTTGCTACTTCGCTCTGGCTTCTGAGCATCACCCGTGCTTGTTCCCCGACCAGCCTCAAGTTAGACTTCCATGCCGCGAGGAATTATGGGCGGCTGAGTCCCCGCAGGCTTGGTCTACGGCAAGGTCAGAAGTTGGAGATGCTGATCCAATAGCTTTCTCCGCCGAAGAAGCCTCACGACCGACAGTGCCTGAAGTTACAGTCGAGCTTTGGCGAGACTTGAAGTCGCGGCATTCATCCAATTCCTTTGCgaccatcgtcatcataCACATGCTGGTCTATCGGAGATGGAGCGCCAACGAATATTTGGCTGATGTAATTCATGACATACCACAAACGAATCTGTCAAACATCTATGTACCTGGGAGAAAGTACCTTGGTTCAGTGCCCGAGTACATTAAGTGGCGCAATCAGTGCTGTGACTGTTTGGATGTACTGCACTGGGAAGCACTCAGTCTATCAGCCAAGGCAGAAGGACTTGAAGGGCCAGCACTACTGCATCTCCATCTAGCTCGCCTATCACTTCTCACGCCGGTCCAAGACCTTTTTGCGATCGCCCATCAGAGTACTCTCTCAGGGACGGCTCACATGACTCCGAGTAGTCTCTATCGTCACGGCACTTCCAAGCTAGATCCAAGACAAACTATCAAGATCTGGGCGACTCAAGATCGATATAAAGCTCGCCTCGCAGTGATACATGCTGGGGCTGTTCTGTGGCATGTGAGGCGATACTCATCAGACTCAATTGTGGAACCGTTTGCTCTCTTTCTTGCAGCACTGGTGCTCTGGGCCTATGGGCAAACTTCCAACATTCGAAAGCTTTATGAGTCTGCATGCATGAGAGCGCAGTCTCCAGTGAGCGAAAACGAGGATTCAGTGATCTCTGCAACTACGACACATGGTTCAGTAGAGAACCGTGCGACGCACGATTATATCTCGAAGCGGCGAATGCCCAGCACCATGCAATTGGACAGGCCGATGGATGATGAACTTGTTCAGTACTTCATAAGATTTGGGGAGAGCCTACGTCTTCCACTTGAAGGAGTAGATGACCTGTGTACAGCTGAAGGCCCGTTACAGATACTGCAAGAGGTATCAAGTCTACTGATGGAACAGCACAAGCCTTGGGGTATTTCCGATGCTTATGCTAGATTTCTACGAGACCTACAAATGCCGCAGTGGCAAATATAA
- a CDS encoding major facilitator superfamily domain-containing protein has protein sequence MSFSQEKRSGDSSDETRLSPSPGPDLSGNEALREPQVEKPAPDPSPRNIHGVKWFLVVCALLSALFLYALDNTVVANVQAKVVETYQRVDLVPWLGVSFALASAATTLPWSKAYGTFSAKKLFIGSTTVFMGASALCGGAPDIDSFIVGRAIAGAGGCGMYMGLLTLLSVTTTNAERPKYLSLTGFIWGIGTVLGPVVGGSLGDSSATWRWAFYLNLLVGVVIGPIYVLLLPDFKPQAGVPLTSRLAQIDYLGTALSIGSVLCLIMAMNFGGVLWSWDAGRSIGLFVTAGVLLILFVLQQIFQIGTTLENRLFPMHFWKSRTMICLFFTMMLATFGSFIGIFYLPLYYQFTRGITAVETSVHLLPFILFLVAFNLLNGQFMGRTGYYYPWYIVGSLMELIGGVLMYTVDEHTSNAKIYGYTIILGTGVGCFCQAGFAVAQMKVKPTEIPYSVGFMTVGQMLGIVFGTGMSGALFVNYGQQALQRVFPNVSRTEIADALAGVGSGLIDSAKPDVKAEAIHGITRAIQLAYVPIIAAGSICLICSLAMRREKVFH, from the exons ATGTCTTTCTCTCAAGAGAAACGGTCCGGCGACAGCTCGGATGAGACTCGCTTGTCACCATCTCCCGGCCCTGACCTTTCAGGCAACGAGGCCCTCAGAGAACCTCAAGTTGAAAAGCCAGCACCAGACCCCTCTCCTCGTAACATTCATGGCGTCAAG TGGTTCCTCGTTGTCTGCGCTCTTCTCTCCGCACTGTTCCTCTACGCCCTAGACAACACTGTCGTCGCCAATGTTCAAGCCAAAGTCGTAGAGACCTATCAACGCGTTGACCTGGTCCCCTGGCTTGGTGTTTCTTTCGCCCTCGCCTCAGCCGCGACAACACTCCCCTGGTCTAAAGCATATGGCACATTCTCAGCGAAAAAACTGTTCATCGGCTCAACTACTGTCTTCATGGGTGCGTCTGCACTCTGTGGTGGCGCACCCGACATCGACTCCTTCATCGTCGGTCGCGCCATTGCTGGAGCGGGAGGTTGCGGCATGTACATGGGGCTTTTGACACTCTTGTCAGTCACCACTACGAACGCCGAGAGACCAAAGTATCTCAGCCTTACAGGTTTCATCTGGGGTATTGGTACTGTTCTTGGCCCTGTGGTTGGAGGATCGCTTGGCGATAGTAGTGCGACTTGGCGATGGGCCTTCTACCTGAACCTCTTGGTCGGGGTTGTCATTGGTCCAATTTACGTCCTACTCCTCCCCGACTTCAAGCCTCAGGCTGGTGTCCCCTTGACTAGCCGTCTAGCTCAGATCGACTATCTCGGTACGGCTCTATCTATTGGCTCTGTCCTATGCCTCATCATGGCGATGAACTTTGGAGGAGTCCTTTGGAGCTGGGATGCAGGCAGGAGCATTGGTTTGTTTGTTACAGCCGGTGTCTTGCTCATCCTGTTTGTCCTCCAGCAGATCTTCCAGATTGGCACTACGCTTGAGAACCGACTGTTTCCCATGCACTTCTGGAAGAGCCGTACCATGATTTGTCTCTTTTTTACAATGA TGCTGGCAACGTTCGGCAGCTTTATCGGCATTTTCTACCTGCCACTGTACTACCAATTCACTCGCGGAATCACGGCTGTAGAGACGTCGGTCCACCTGTTACCCTTTATCCTGTTCCTCGTCGCCTTCAACCTGTTGAATGGTCAATTTATGGGCCGAACAGGATACTACTATCCTTGGTACATTGTGGGCTCTTTGATGGAGCTAATCGGTGGAGTTCTCATGT ATACCGTGGATGAACACACATCAAACGCCAAGATCTACGGCTATACTATTATCCTCGGCACTGGCGTTGGCTGCTTCTGTCAAGCTGGTTTTGCAGTCGCCCAGATGAAAGTCAAGCCCACCGAGATCCCTTACAGTGTTGGCTTCATGACAGTCGGACAGATGCTCGGTATTGTCTTTGGAACTGGAATGTCTGGCGCTTTGTTCGTCAACTATGGCCAGCAAGCTCTCCAACGCGTCTTCCCCAATGTCTCTCGAACCGAGATAGCCGACGCTCTCGCTGGTGTTGGAAGCGGGCTCATCGATTCTGCAAAGCCTGACGTAAAGGCAGAGGCTATCCATGGCATCACGAGAGCGATTCAACTCGCATACGTACCTATCATCGCGGCCGGGTCCATTTGCCTAATCTGCAGTCTCGCCATGAGGAGGGAGAAGGTATTCCACTAA
- a CDS encoding AhpD-like protein, producing MASWDNRVVTNEHLLPYVDSNTAPPDIKAALQTLPFERNIFKLLANSNVFFKPFMTLLSSSWSENRKILPSEWQTTVLRTAATLDAPYEWDVNEPVARVLGLTEEQFAALRNPKEPLPESLFTPRQRLIARIVEELSRQPRVSKDVMDEALKAFSHEEITEIFFLNGIYGFLARFMNSARIDFDEPIPGLLDILRKYNASAIEREEQAKK from the exons ATGGCTTCTTGGGACAACCGCGTCGTCACCAACGAGCACTTGCTCCCTTACGTCGACTCCAACACGGCCCCGCCAGACATCAAGGCTGCTCTGCAGACTCTGCCGTTCGAGAGGAACATCTTCAAG CTCCTCGCCAACAGTAATGTGTTCTTCAAACCATTCATGACTCTTCTTTCCTCCAGTTGGAGTGAGAATCGAAAGATTCTCCCTTCTGAATGGCAAACCACTGTTCTACGTACGGCAGCCACCCTAGATGCCCCTTACGAGTGGGATGTCAACGAGCCTGTCGCACGCGTCCTCGGTCTCACAGAGGAACAATTCGCGGCTCTTCGCAATCCCAAAGAACCATTGCCCGAGAGTCTTTTCACTCCGCGCCAGCGACTGATCGCCCGcattgttgaagagctcaGTCGCCAACCCAGGGTCAGCAAGGACGTCATGGATGAGGCTCTAAAAGCTTTCAGTCACGAAGAGATCACAGAGATCTTCTTTCTCAATGGTATTTACGGCTTCTTGGCTCGCTTCATGAACAGCGCCAGAATTGACTTCGATGAGCCTATTCCCGGCTTGCTGGACATTCTGCGCAAGTACAATGCGTCGGCCATTGAACGAGAAGAGCAGGCAAAGAAGTAG